A single Tachypleus tridentatus isolate NWPU-2018 chromosome 9, ASM421037v1, whole genome shotgun sequence DNA region contains:
- the LOC143227500 gene encoding ryanodine receptor-like encodes MVCLQCTATGERVCLAAEGFGNRHCYLENIADKNFPPEMSSCVFVIEQALSVRALQEMVTATSSDKGKGTQSGHRTLLYGHAVLLRHQNSNMYLACLSTSSSNDKLAFDVGLQEHSQGEACWWTIHPASKQRSEGEKVRVGDDLILVSVATERYLHTAREEEKTIVNASFHLTHWSVAPFGTGASRAKMLTYRLHQMNVTSAVANVIEEINYCYMDWR; translated from the exons ATGGTCTGTCTGCAATGTACAGCCACAGGAGAGAGGGTATGCCTTGCTGCTGAGGGTTTCGGTAACAGGCATTGTTACTTAGAGAACATAGCTGACAAG AATTTCCCACCTGAGATGTCGTCATGTGTGTTTGTGATTGAACAAGCTTTGTCAGTGCGTGCCCTTCAAGAGATGGTGACAGCTACATCATCAGACAAG ggTAAAGGAACACAATCGGGTCACAGGACACTGCTGTACGGTCATGCTGTACTTTTACGACACCAAAACAGCAACATG TACCTTGCTTGTCTCTCTACGAGTTCATCTAACGACAAACTAGCTTTTGATGTGGGTTTGCAAGAACATTCTCAAG GTGAGGCGTGTTGGTGGACGATCCATCCTGCATCTAAACAACGATCAGAGGGCGAGAAAGTAAGAGTGGGAGACGATTTAATCCTAGTCAGTGTTGCTACTGAACGTTACCTG CACACAgccagagaagaagaaaaaactatAGTAAATGCAAGTTTTCATCTTACCCACTGGTCTGTAGCGCCATTTGGTACAGGAGCAAGCAGAGCCAAAATGTTG ACCTACAGATTGCATCAAATGAACGTAACTAGTGCAGTAGCAAATgtaattgaagaaataaattattgttacatgGACTGGAGATAG